TCGCCGTGGCCTTTGCCTTTGCACTTGCGGGTTGCTCGGCGGGAACACCCCGCGATTCTGGGCGCGCGCCCGGCGCCGCGCCCAGACCCGTGCAAGCGGGTTGCGGCAAGAGCGCTTTGTCGGCGCTCCATCACGGGAGCTGGCCGAGTTCCATCGTGTTCACCGGACACTGGCAGCTGGTCAAGAATCGTAAGGACGGACGATACGAAGGGTCGAGCTCGCGCTCTTTTCACGTCGGTGACGCGATGACGTTCATTTTTAGCGGCCGGCGATTTTGCGTCTACGGCGTACGGGGCAGCAATGGGGGGTCGGCGGAGATCCTCATTCCCGGGCGCCCTCCGCGGGTTGTCGAGTTTTATGCGCCAACAAAGCAGGTTCACCGTCTCATCTTTGACAGCGGCCTGCTCCCGGGCAGGGTGCAGAGCGCAATGCTCTCGGTGATCGCGCCAAGAAATGGGCGCCCCAGAGGGTACGCCAACGTCGAGGACGTCGCGATCGAGTCGAACTAGACGGATTACCTCGCACCTTGCGTCAACTTACGCTAGCGAAGGTATTCTTTCGGTTCTTTTTTTAAGCCTGTTCCGCCAGCGTCCATACCGAGCGGAGAAACAACGTCGATTATAAAATGTACTAGCGCTGTTTGGGCGCGTTGCCGGCGCTCGTAGAAGTGTGCAGAAACGTCGGCTACGAGGAGCGCATCATCGTCTCCGTTGGCTGGCAGCTACGCTGACGAGAATGCTATTGACATCCGTGAAATATGGGTCAACCAGCGGAATCACCTTATAAGCTTTTCCGCCTTTTGGGTAGCTCCAGAAGGCGAGCTCGCTCCGGTTTTTTCCGTACGCGCCGATCAACACGTTTGAGTCCTCGATCCAGCTCGGCGTCTGCTTTTTTTCGGCAAACGTTTTGCCGACGACCGTCATGCCTGACGCGGTGATGGCCAGGTGGTACACCATCGGGCCCTTGAATGCGGCGAAATATGAGCCTTCCCATTGAAGCTGGCCGAGGTCGATTTGCTTGTCGATTGCTAGAAACGTGTAGTGCCGCCTTTCTACAACGCGCATCTCAGCGACTTCCCACCGACGATCTTTTCTCCGCACGCTCGCGTAGAGCGGCCCTTGACCATTATACGCGAAGTAATGCGCCGGTTCGTGCTCGTGCGGCATCACATATTGCGTCGGGCCACCACCGGCTTTTGGATAAATTGCTATTTCATCGTGGCCGCCCGGATTCTGCGTATAAATCGCCAGGTTCCCAGTGAGCGGATTGACGGCACACGACTTGGCTCTGTAGCCCTCCATGTTTTTGGTCCACGTCGGCTGCGTGGCGCCGTGGACGTACATGCTCACCATGGTCGACGCCGAGCTTGCAGCACTGACGACGTACACATCGCCGCTGCTATTGGTGCAAAGCCCCATTATGCTCACACCCGGGGGGGAAAAGCTTCCGACTAGGGTGGCGGCGGGATACGTAAACATGTACACTGCGTTCGGGGAACCTGTTCCGGCGTAAATTAGGGCGCCGTAGGAACCCGACGCTTTTCGCGCATATGCACCCGTAGGCAACGGGGTCCTGACCTGACGCACCGCGCCGGGATCGGCTATCGGCGGCTGCGATCCGCTGCACCCTGCTAGAATTGCCGCTGCGGCACAGCTCATAAGCGCGTAGCGACCAGGAGCTAAAATGGTCATCGGAACCCCTTTCGCCGTCAAGACGGATCGGCGCCGGTGATGCTTCGGCGCTGGGCGCAAAGCCGCCTAGCCTCGGCCATAGCAACGTGAGCAGCGGGAAGCACCGACCGCTACGGGGACCCGAGAGACTCGAGATTTGCGGAAAATCGATCGCTGGTTATGTTATAGACTACGGAGTCGAAGTCGCATCGCGACTGGCTGCCAACGTACTGCATACCGAGCTTTTGCATCAGCGCGATGGAGGCGACATTCTCGCGGTGCGCTACACCGGTGATCACTGCCGCTTCCGCCGACGTAATACGCTCGTCATGACCGCGATGGCCGCCTCGGTGGCGTATCCGCAACCCCAACGGTCCCGGCGAATAAGCCAATCGGCCTCGGCCTCGATCGCCGGATCGGGCGAGCGATGGACGCCGCAGTGCCCGAGTATTCGGCTGGACTCTTTCTCGACCACGGCATAGTTGCCAAGGCAGCTATCGTCGTAGCCGGCGATTACGCCGGCGAGCGATGCAGCAACGTCTGCACGCGAAAAGGCTTTCCCGCCGGCGAACAACTGCATCGTCGCGGGGTCGCCGTAGATCACGGCGGCCTCGGGCACGTCGTCAAGAGTCCATCGCCGCAGTATTAGCCGCCGCGTTTCCAGCGCCATCATTAGTGGGGACCGAATGCCGGGACCGAGGGTTTCGGTGCGAGACATACGCTGCATTCAGTTGGTTGAACAAAGGCGGTACCCGTGCGGGCCGGTTTTGCGGCACCAAGTATTATTATGCTCGGAGCCTTCGTTTCCGTTGCGCTCGGGCGGGGAGAAGCGATCATGCTCCCGAGCACGGCGGCAGCGCTCACATTCTACGGAGTGATGATCGCTGTGGGCGTCGCGTGGCGCGATGGTTCTCCTGGATTGTTCCGATGGACAAGCCGCGCCGCTTCGTTCGTCATCGGCCTGGTCGCAGTTGCCGCTGCGATGAGTGCAGCCGGCTGGTTTTCCGCAACGCAAGGAGTGCCCGGTTTGCTGTGGCGGCCGTTGCTTACGATTGCGGTCTGCGTTTGCATCGGTGTCGGTTTGGCTTCCGTCACTCCACCGCGAGTATCCGTTGTGAAAACTACGGTCTAGCCGCCGGCGCGCATAGCGGCAAAGCACCGGCTCGGGCCAGTGCGCCTTTGCAGACTCGCTGGGCACTGGTGGCCCCGTTGACCCTTTAGTCAGGGCCGATTGTAAACTTCGGATCCTGGGCGGAAATCTTTCCGGCGTGTAAGACGGCAAAGCGTTCGGCTAATCCGCCCGCGAGCAGCAGCACGCCCGCGATCTTCGCTGCCTTGCGATGCCGGGCGAACAGGGTGAAGACGCAGCCGAGGACATTGAGCGCGCGAGCGGCGTGAGAGAGTTCCGCGGCTTTCCTGGCTTCGTAGGCTTCGTATTGAAACGGACCCAGTTCGCGGCGGAGCCGCTCGAGTGCGACCGGCACCGCGACCGCGCTAAACAACGCCAAGCGGCGCGCCGGCTTTGCGTCGCGCGTTTCGCAAACGAGCATCGCTAAGCCGCTCGCGGTCGAGGCCGACGTTGCCGCAAAGAGCAGCGGCAACGTCTTTCGGGCACCGTGCCAGGCGGGCACAACGGTGTCGCCGATCAGCACGGAGGTATAGACGGACATCAACGGTCCGGTGAGTCCGGCGATGCCTTCGCCAAGTCGCCCAACGCCGCGGGCGATGCCGGTGAGCTCACTGGCAGCCGCGGTCATCGCCGCGCCCGAGAAAGCGGCAAACAGGTAGACGCCCACGCTCATCGGCGACGTCGGTTTAAAAACACGAAGCATGTTCAAGAAGCGCTGCGGCTTCTTGAGATCGGCGATGAGGCAGAACGCGCTCAGGAGGCTTCCCACAGCGGCGCTCAGGGTCGTCACACGAGCGAGGCGTTCGTTTTTCGATAATCGCGCGACAAGCCCGAGGGCCGCCGACGCGCCGGACCACCCGCCGGACCAAAAGTAGGTTGGAATTAGCCCCGACCACTCCGGCGGCTTGATGATGGGCCGGCCGTAGTAGGCGCGCTTCGCGTTCTTCACGGCAGGGCCGCAATAGCGATGGCGCCGAGCAGCATTGCGGCAGCGAGCCCCGCGGCGCGCCACATTTCGGGAAGATGTTTGGTCGGGACGACCGGATTGGGAGGCAACCCATAGACCTCCGGCCGGTCGAGCAGCAAGAAGATCGAACCGCCGCCGCCGATGCCATCGTTTTTGTCCTCGAGGTACAGCTGCGCGCCGGCGAACGAACCGCCGATCTCTTCGAGGCGCGCGGTGGCGCGCTCGCGCAACTCGTCGACGCGTCCGTACTGGATCGATTCGGTCGGGCAGGCTTTCGCGCAGGCCGGCTCCTCGCCACCCTTCAAGCGATCGTAGCAGAGCGTACACTTGCCCATCGTGCCGCTTCCGCGAGGGTGACGTTCTTCGGGCCGTGCCTCGACGCGCTCGCTGATCACTCCGAACGGACAGGCGACGACGCAGTAGCCGCAGCCATTGCAGATGTCGTCCTGAATGACGACCGTGCCGAACTCGGTACGGACGATGGCACCGGTGGGGCAGACGTCGAGACAGCCGGCGTGCGTGCAGTGTTTGCAGACGTCCGACTCCATGAGCCAGCGGCTGCGATCTTCATCAAATTGCTCGATGAAGGCGACGTGGCGCCACGTGCCGCCGCCCAGTGCGCCCGTGTTGTCGTACGACATCCCGGTATAGGCATAGCCGTCCTGGGGAAGCTCGTTCCACTCTTTGCAGGCGACTTCGCACGCCTTGCAGCCGATGCAGAACGTCGTGTCGGTGAAGAAGCCGCGACGGTCGTTCATTTGCCGGTCCTCGCTTGCAGATCGTCCATGTAGCGGCGGCGGGCCGCACCGCGCGGCCGCCTTCCGGGGCGGATATCGCAGGTGAGGCCTTTTGTCTCTTGGATGTGGACGTTGGGATCGAGCGCGATGTGAAGCAGGTCGTTGGCGCTATCGCCCGTGACGATGCCCTTGCTGCCCCAATGGTAGGGAAGGCCGACCGAATGAATTACGCGACCGTCGACGCGCAAGACCGGCGCACGGCGGGTGGTCATGACGCGCGCCTCGACCACGGCGCGCAGCGTCGAGATCGTGGCCCATTCGCCGTGGCGCAAGCCGCGCAGCTCCGCCAGCTCCGGCGTAACTTCGCAGAAAAACTCGGGCTGAAGCTCGGAGAGCCGCGCGATCGTGCGCGACATGCCGCCGGCTGTGTGGTGTTCGGTAAGGCGGTAGGTGTAGAGGACGAACGGAAAGTGATTGCCGTGTTCGTCGCTCGGCGAGGGATTGTACTCGTTGAAGCGGCGCGGAAACTCTTGGCGGCACGGATTGGATTGCTGTCCGTAGAGGGGATTGCGCACGGGTGACTCCTGCGGCTCGTAGTACGTCGGGAGCGGCCCATCGACGATGCCGTTGGGCGTAAAGAGCCAGCCGAGTCCGTCGTCCTGCATGATGAAGGGATGCCGGCCGGTGAGCGCCGCTTCACGCAGTGCGCCGTCGGGCGGCGTATAATCGGGACGCTTGGTCTTCTCGAAATCGGGAACGTCGTGCCCGGTCCACTGCGCCTTTTCGTCGTCCCACCAAACGTACTGCTTGCGCTCGCTCCAAGGTTTGCCGTCGGGGTCCGCCGAGGCGCGATTGTAGAGCAGACGCCGATTCGCGGGCCACGCCCAGCCCCACTCCGGCGCAACCCAGGTTTGCTCGCTGCCGGGTTTGCGCCGCGCGGTTTGATTCTCTTCATCTTTGAAGCAGCCGCAGTAGATCCAGCACCCGCAGGCGGTCGAACCGTCGGCCTTCAGCTCGGTATAGGCCGGCAGCGCCTTGCCTTGCGCATCCCAGCCGTTGATTTCGCGTAACACGGCGTGGGCGTCGGGCTCGCCGAGGGCGCCCTTTTCCGGATACTGCCACGTGAGCGCGCGAAGCAGTGCAGCATTGGGCTCTTCACGATCGGCGAGTTTTTCGATGATGCGCTTTCCGAGGTGGTAATAGAACCAGAGGTCCGAGCGAGCGTCGCCCCGCGGCTCGACCGCTTGATGGTGCCACTGCAGCAGGCGCTGCGTGTTGGTAAACGACCCATCTTTTTCGGTGTGCGCGGCGGCCGGCAGCCAAAAGACCTCGGTGCCGATCGTTTCGGGAGAGAGCTCGCCGCTTTCGACCTCCGGGGAATCGTACCAGAACGAGGCACTCTCGTTTTCGGTAAAGTCGCGGACGACGAGCCACTCGAGCTTCGCCAGAGCGCGCCGGTGCAGGCCGCCGTTCGCCGATCCGACCGCCGGGTTTTCGCCGCAGATGAAGAAGCCTTTAACTTTCCCGTCGAGCATCGCCATGATGCTGCGATAGGTCGAATGGTCGCCGCTGATGCGCGGGAGCAGATCGAAGAGATAGTCATTTTCCGCGGTCGCGCTGGGGCCGAACCACGCTTTGAGCAGGCTGATCGTATACTTATCGAGGTTGCCCCAGAAACCGGTCTTTGCCGCCTCGGATTCGATGAAGTGGCTCAGCCCGCCGTGCGCTTTGGCGTGCGGCATCGGTATGTAGCCCGGGAGCAGATCGAAGAGGGTCGGGATATCGGTCGAGCCTTGGATCGATGCGTGGCCTCGCAGCGCCATGATTCCGCCGCCGGGGCGCCCGATATTTCCCAAGAGCAGCTGAACGATCGCGGCTGTGCGAATCATCTGCACGCCGAACGTGTGCTGCGTCCAGGCGACCGAGTAGGCCATAGCGGAGGTTCGCTCGCGCCCGCTGTTGGCGCAAAGCGCCTCCGCGACGTCGATTATCTGCTGCGGACTGATGCCACAGATCGACGCCACCGTTTCGGGCGTGTAGCGCTGATAGTGGCGCTTGAGCACCTGGTAGACGCAGCGCGGGTGCTGCAGCGTTTTATCCATGTACGGCGGCTCGCCGGCGCGAAGCTTGTCGAGCACGTCGGAATTCTTGCTCGGCTCTTTTTCTAAGCCTTCCTCGCTTTGACGCTGGCCGGAGGCGCCGTGTAAGTCCATCCCTTCGTACATCCAGCTGTGAAAAAGGTAGCCGTGCTTGTCGGCTTCCCACCCCGAGAAGAAACCGTCACCGTCCTCGGTATCGCGGAAGTCGGAGCGCAGGATAACGGGCGCATTCGTGTAGTTGACGACGTATTCGGTGAAGGCCCGGTCGTTTTCGAGGATGTAGCGGATGATGCCGCCGAGAAACGCGATGTCGGTGCCCGGCCGTATCGGGACGTGCATCGTGGCGACGGCGCTGGTTCGGGTGAAGCGCGGGTCGACGTGAACGATCGCGGCGCCGCGTTCGCGCGCCTCCATCACCCATTGAAAGCCGACCGGATGGTTCTCCGCCATATTCGAGCCCATGATCAAAATGCAATCCGAGTTTTGCAGATCTTGCTGGAACGTCGTCGCGCCGCCGCGGCCGAACGAGGTCCCCAAACTGGGGACCGTGGAGCTATGTCATATGCGCGCCTGATTTTCTACCTGCACGACGCCGAGCGCCGTATAGAGTTTTTTCATCAGGTAGTTCTCTTCGTTGTCGAGCGTCGCGCCGCCGAGGCTGGCGATGCCGTAACAGCGATTGAGCGTCAAACCCTCGTCGTCTTTTTCTTCCCACGTCTCGCGGCGGGTCGCCAGGACGCGATCGGCGATCATCTCCATCGCCCGGTCGAGCGGGAGCGTTTCCCATTCGGTGGCAAAAGGACGGCGATACTTCGCCGCGTACTCGCGCAGCGGGCTCTGCACCAGCGACCGCGTCGCCGAACCCTTCGGACAGAGCCGGCCGCGCGAGATGGGGCTGTCGGGATCGCCCTCGATCTGGACGATCTCGCCGGCTTTGACGAACACGTTCTGTCCGCAGCCGACCGCGCAGTAGGGGCAGATGCTCTTGACGACCTTCGCGCTTTGCGTCCGAGCGGTCCACTGCTGCGTCTGCTCCGAAATTGCTGCCGCCCCGCGCCCCGACTTGTCGGTTCCGGCGATTTGGCGTAGCAGCGGCCAAATTGAAGAATTGTCGCGCATAGGGCTATCTTTCCGCAAGCCGGGAGCGCCTTAACGGCGCCGCACGAAAAAAACGTGATACGACGCTTGGCGCTACGTGTAGGAGCGGAGCGTCAGCCGTTTACCACCGTGCCGCCGTTGACGTGGATCGTTTGGCCGGAAATATACGAAGCGTCGTCCGACGCCAAGAAAATCACGGCGGCGGCGACTTCGTATGGCTGCCCGGGGCGCTTCATCGGCGTGTCGGCGCCGAAGCTTTCGACGTCTTCGGGCCGGAACGTCGCCGCGATCAGCGGAGTCCAGATGGGTCCCGGCGCCACCGCGTTGACTCGGATTCCACGTTCGACGATGGCGTTGGACAACGCTCGGGTGAATGAAACTAAGGCGCCCTTGGTCGCAGAATAATCTACGAGCTTCGGGCTTCCCTCGTAAGCGGTAATCGAGGCGATGATGATGATGGAGGAGCCCTTTTGCAGGTGTTTCAAGGCTTCTTCCACGGTGAAGAATTGCGCGAAGACGTTCGTGCGGAACGTTCGCTCGAGTTGTTTTGCGGAAATATCCTCGGGACGTTCCTGCGGATGCTGCTCTCCGGCGGCATTCACCAGAACATCGAGTTTGCCGAAGCGCTCCACGGTCTTTGTAACGAAACCTCGCGCAACCGTTTCCTGGCCGATATCGCCGGTTAGGAGCTCACACTTCCGGCCCTTTTGCTCGACGAGACGCCGGGTCTCCGCGGCGTCGTCGTCCTCCTCGAGGTAGGCAATGGCAACATCGGCCCCTTCCTTGGCGGCGAGCACCGCCACCGCGCGGCCGATGCCGCTGTCGCCGCCCGTAACCAAAACGACGCGATCCTTTAAGCGATTGGCGCCGGGCGTTTTCGAGTCGGTCTGCGGCTGCGGCCGCAACTCGTCCTGACGCCCTGGCTGACGATCCTGATGCTGGGGTGGTAACGTCTTCGTCTCGCTCATGGCTGAAGGTGTACCCGCCGGCGCGCCAAGCTCAACCGCGCGCCGACATCGCGCCTAGCCCATCGTAGAAAAGCGTCAAAATTGCGCCGTCATAGGAATGAATCATGAGCTCGCGTTCGGCAAGGCGGCGGACATAAGCGAAGCGGTCGCACCCTGGCATCGGTACGTACGTACCCCGCTCGGGAAGCGCCGACCCTCCGTCGTTTTCGAGGCGGTCGCCGATCTAGACGTGGCGACGCTGCCGCCGCGCATTAGCCGCGAGCAGGCGATCCACTTCCTGTAAGCAGGTCCTTGCCGGCGCGTTGGGTAGATTGCGGGTATGAGCAAGAGCGTCAATGCGACGAACTACGATATGATTCCGACCCTGGTTCCCAAGGAAAAGGACCTGGTGTTTGCGGTGATCGAGACGCCCGCGGGCATCCGTCACAAGTTCGCGTTCGAGCCCAAGTACGGAATCATGCGGCTGAAGATGACGCTGGCCGAAGGCCTGATGTGGCCGTACGATTACGGCTTCATTCCGCAGACGCTCGGCGATGACGGGGATGCGCTCGACGTGCTCGTGCTCAACGATGCGCCGACCTTTTCCGGGTGCCTGCTCGACGTGCGCGTGATCGGCGGGGTTCTGCTCGAGAAAAACGGCGTGAAGAACAACCGGCTCGTCGCCTGTCCGCGACGCCAGAAAGGCGTTGCGCTCAAGACCGATGGCTTCGACGAAATCAAAGACGTGCCGAAGGAGACGCTCGAGGGCATCGAGCGCTTTTTAGTTGAGTACTCTGAAGAAGAGGGAAACA
This genomic stretch from Candidatus Cybelea sp. harbors:
- a CDS encoding SDR family oxidoreductase; the protein is MSETKTLPPQHQDRQPGRQDELRPQPQTDSKTPGANRLKDRVVLVTGGDSGIGRAVAVLAAKEGADVAIAYLEEDDDAAETRRLVEQKGRKCELLTGDIGQETVARGFVTKTVERFGKLDVLVNAAGEQHPQERPEDISAKQLERTFRTNVFAQFFTVEEALKHLQKGSSIIIIASITAYEGSPKLVDYSATKGALVSFTRALSNAIVERGIRVNAVAPGPIWTPLIAATFRPEDVESFGADTPMKRPGQPYEVAAAVIFLASDDASYISGQTIHVNGGTVVNG
- a CDS encoding GNAT family N-acetyltransferase, which encodes MQRMSRTETLGPGIRSPLMMALETRRLILRRWTLDDVPEAAVIYGDPATMQLFAGGKAFSRADVAASLAGVIAGYDDSCLGNYAVVEKESSRILGHCGVHRSPDPAIEAEADWLIRRDRWGCGYATEAAIAVMTSVLRRRKRQ
- a CDS encoding 4Fe-4S dicluster domain-containing protein, yielding MNDRRGFFTDTTFCIGCKACEVACKEWNELPQDGYAYTGMSYDNTGALGGGTWRHVAFIEQFDEDRSRWLMESDVCKHCTHAGCLDVCPTGAIVRTEFGTVVIQDDICNGCGYCVVACPFGVISERVEARPEERHPRGSGTMGKCTLCYDRLKGGEEPACAKACPTESIQYGRVDELRERATARLEEIGGSFAGAQLYLEDKNDGIGGGGSIFLLLDRPEVYGLPPNPVVPTKHLPEMWRAAGLAAAMLLGAIAIAALP
- the fdh gene encoding formate dehydrogenase — translated: MRDNSSIWPLLRQIAGTDKSGRGAAAISEQTQQWTARTQSAKVVKSICPYCAVGCGQNVFVKAGEIVQIEGDPDSPISRGRLCPKGSATRSLVQSPLREYAAKYRRPFATEWETLPLDRAMEMIADRVLATRRETWEEKDDEGLTLNRCYGIASLGGATLDNEENYLMKKLYTALGVVQVENQARIUHSSTVPSLGTSFGRGGATTFQQDLQNSDCILIMGSNMAENHPVGFQWVMEARERGAAIVHVDPRFTRTSAVATMHVPIRPGTDIAFLGGIIRYILENDRAFTEYVVNYTNAPVILRSDFRDTEDGDGFFSGWEADKHGYLFHSWMYEGMDLHGASGQRQSEEGLEKEPSKNSDVLDKLRAGEPPYMDKTLQHPRCVYQVLKRHYQRYTPETVASICGISPQQIIDVAEALCANSGRERTSAMAYSVAWTQHTFGVQMIRTAAIVQLLLGNIGRPGGGIMALRGHASIQGSTDIPTLFDLLPGYIPMPHAKAHGGLSHFIESEAAKTGFWGNLDKYTISLLKAWFGPSATAENDYLFDLLPRISGDHSTYRSIMAMLDGKVKGFFICGENPAVGSANGGLHRRALAKLEWLVVRDFTENESASFWYDSPEVESGELSPETIGTEVFWLPAAAHTEKDGSFTNTQRLLQWHHQAVEPRGDARSDLWFYYHLGKRIIEKLADREEPNAALLRALTWQYPEKGALGEPDAHAVLREINGWDAQGKALPAYTELKADGSTACGCWIYCGCFKDEENQTARRKPGSEQTWVAPEWGWAWPANRRLLYNRASADPDGKPWSERKQYVWWDDEKAQWTGHDVPDFEKTKRPDYTPPDGALREAALTGRHPFIMQDDGLGWLFTPNGIVDGPLPTYYEPQESPVRNPLYGQQSNPCRQEFPRRFNEYNPSPSDEHGNHFPFVLYTYRLTEHHTAGGMSRTIARLSELQPEFFCEVTPELAELRGLRHGEWATISTLRAVVEARVMTTRRAPVLRVDGRVIHSVGLPYHWGSKGIVTGDSANDLLHIALDPNVHIQETKGLTCDIRPGRRPRGAARRRYMDDLQARTGK
- a CDS encoding inorganic diphosphatase, with translation MSKSVNATNYDMIPTLVPKEKDLVFAVIETPAGIRHKFAFEPKYGIMRLKMTLAEGLMWPYDYGFIPQTLGDDGDALDVLVLNDAPTFSGCLLDVRVIGGVLLEKNGVKNNRLVACPRRQKGVALKTDGFDEIKDVPKETLEGIERFLVEYSEEEGNKITFEGQCTRKDAYKLIEQGHKKFEKAQK
- the nrfD gene encoding NrfD/PsrC family molybdoenzyme membrane anchor subunit, giving the protein MKNAKRAYYGRPIIKPPEWSGLIPTYFWSGGWSGASAALGLVARLSKNERLARVTTLSAAVGSLLSAFCLIADLKKPQRFLNMLRVFKPTSPMSVGVYLFAAFSGAAMTAAASELTGIARGVGRLGEGIAGLTGPLMSVYTSVLIGDTVVPAWHGARKTLPLLFAATSASTASGLAMLVCETRDAKPARRLALFSAVAVPVALERLRRELGPFQYEAYEARKAAELSHAARALNVLGCVFTLFARHRKAAKIAGVLLLAGGLAERFAVLHAGKISAQDPKFTIGPD